Proteins co-encoded in one Prosthecobacter algae genomic window:
- the argC gene encoding N-acetyl-gamma-glutamyl-phosphate reductase: MLDKVKVAVLGASGYSGIELLKLLLRHPHAELVAVTSRTLAGKALSAEFPRFRKVGVADTLTFTNPDVATLKESGAQIAFLALPHGVSVEYAKPLLEAGIKVIDLSADFRLRSAEVYKEFYAHEHPAPELLDEAVYALPEVRAEEIKKARLIACPGCYPTSILLPLIPLLKAGLLTEDPLAVSSMSGASGAGRNASIPLLFCEIQNSLRSYSVPQHRHLSEVGQELEIAAGRPVRLSFVPHLVPVFAGICTTIFATPKPGVTIEQVEAVLNNAYADQTFIRLLGKNQSPDTKHVMGTNFVDIGWAMDTRAGRLILMSAEDNIGKGASSQAVQNMNLVCGFDPAAGLLSV, from the coding sequence ATGTTAGACAAAGTCAAAGTTGCCGTCCTTGGTGCGAGTGGTTATTCAGGCATTGAACTGCTGAAGCTGCTGCTGCGCCATCCTCATGCCGAGCTGGTAGCGGTGACTTCGCGCACGCTCGCTGGTAAAGCCCTCTCGGCGGAGTTCCCCCGCTTCCGCAAAGTGGGCGTGGCGGATACGCTGACTTTCACGAACCCGGATGTCGCGACCCTGAAGGAGAGTGGCGCACAAATTGCCTTTCTGGCCCTGCCTCATGGGGTGTCTGTGGAGTATGCCAAACCGCTGCTGGAGGCGGGCATCAAGGTCATCGATCTGAGTGCTGACTTCCGTCTGCGCAGTGCCGAAGTGTACAAGGAATTTTATGCGCATGAACATCCCGCACCTGAGCTGCTGGATGAGGCGGTGTATGCCCTGCCTGAAGTGCGTGCAGAAGAGATCAAAAAGGCACGTCTCATCGCCTGCCCAGGCTGCTACCCCACAAGCATCTTGCTGCCGCTGATCCCGCTGCTGAAGGCAGGGCTGCTGACGGAAGATCCACTAGCAGTTTCCAGCATGAGCGGGGCCAGTGGGGCGGGGCGGAATGCTAGCATCCCGCTACTGTTTTGTGAGATCCAGAACAGCCTGCGTAGCTACAGTGTCCCCCAGCATCGCCACTTGAGCGAAGTCGGCCAGGAACTGGAGATCGCCGCCGGACGTCCGGTGCGGTTGTCCTTTGTGCCCCATCTGGTGCCTGTGTTTGCGGGTATTTGCACCACCATCTTTGCGACACCGAAACCGGGTGTGACGATTGAGCAGGTGGAAGCTGTATTGAATAACGCTTACGCCGACCAGACCTTCATCCGTCTGCTGGGCAAGAATCAGAGCCCGGATACGAAGCATGTGATGGGGACGAACTTTGTGGATATCGGCTGGGCCATGGACACACGGGCGGGCCGCCTGATTTTGATGAGTGCCGAAGACAACATCGGTAAAGGCGCTTCCAGCCAGGCGGTGCAGAATATGAACCTAGTGTGTGGCTTTGACCCTGCTGCAGGACTTTTGAGTGTATGA
- a CDS encoding RNA methyltransferase, which produces MTSSWTHRPGCAIRSTMQITSASNEKIKHARRVRDGREPGLIFIEGLRLAEEAVNSSLTIEVCFSDSLDPAESRLVALLKRLEQNSVPHFTTTTDIIRAMSDTVQSQGIILIARRPAQQTTGAWQKNSTLLLGLDRLQDPGNLGTLIRTAEAAGVGGIVSLKGSADAFSPKVLRSSMGSAFRLPLLENASAADLNALQVNQGFKIVAAAGEGEMDYTDYDWQQPTLLLLGNEGRGVAPELMQQCDVRLRIPMHAGVESLNVAAAGAVMLFEAARQRR; this is translated from the coding sequence GTGACTTCTTCATGGACCCACCGCCCCGGCTGCGCTATCCGCAGCACCATGCAGATCACCAGTGCCAGCAATGAAAAGATCAAACACGCCCGCCGTGTCCGCGATGGTCGTGAGCCCGGTCTGATCTTCATTGAGGGCCTGCGCCTAGCTGAGGAAGCAGTGAACTCCAGCCTAACCATTGAAGTCTGTTTTTCCGATTCTCTTGACCCAGCCGAGTCACGTCTGGTCGCACTCCTAAAACGGCTGGAACAAAATTCAGTGCCGCACTTCACCACCACCACGGACATCATCCGGGCCATGAGTGACACGGTGCAGAGCCAGGGCATCATCCTCATCGCACGCCGCCCTGCCCAGCAGACCACAGGAGCCTGGCAAAAAAATAGCACTCTGCTGCTGGGCCTGGATCGCCTGCAGGATCCTGGCAATCTCGGCACCCTCATTCGCACCGCCGAGGCCGCTGGCGTCGGCGGCATCGTCTCTCTCAAAGGCAGTGCCGATGCATTCTCTCCCAAAGTTCTGCGCAGCTCCATGGGCTCCGCCTTCCGCCTGCCCCTGCTGGAAAATGCCAGCGCAGCAGACCTCAACGCCTTGCAGGTAAATCAGGGTTTCAAGATCGTCGCTGCTGCGGGTGAAGGCGAAATGGATTACACCGACTACGATTGGCAGCAGCCTACGCTTCTTTTGTTAGGCAATGAGGGGCGAGGTGTGGCCCCAGAGCTGATGCAGCAGTGCGACGTTCGTCTTCGCATCCCCATGCATGCAGGGGTGGAGTCGCTAAACGTCGCCGCCGCTGGTGCCGTCATGCTGTTTGAGGCCGCCCGTCAGCGCCGGTGA
- a CDS encoding HAD family phosphatase — protein MLEIPDYPFRAYIFDCDGTLVDSMPKHYEAWLASLKLHGAPFDFTEEFFYARAGVREQDVVMELNEQYGSAIDPDAVAESKVEMFLKIIPQMEAIKPVADFARSLEGKFPMAVASGSEEIIVRGCLAASGLLHLFPVIVTPAYVKRGKPAPDMFLLAAEKLGVDPKECLVLEDGQAGIVAAEAAGMQWAFVPRTLR, from the coding sequence ATGCTCGAGATTCCTGACTACCCCTTTCGCGCCTACATCTTTGATTGTGACGGCACCCTGGTGGACTCCATGCCGAAGCACTACGAAGCTTGGCTTGCCTCGCTGAAGCTGCACGGTGCGCCCTTTGATTTTACCGAAGAGTTCTTCTATGCCCGTGCGGGTGTTCGGGAGCAGGATGTGGTGATGGAACTCAATGAGCAGTATGGCAGTGCCATTGATCCCGACGCCGTCGCGGAATCCAAAGTGGAGATGTTTTTGAAGATCATCCCGCAGATGGAGGCGATCAAGCCCGTGGCGGATTTTGCCCGTTCTCTGGAAGGCAAGTTTCCGATGGCTGTCGCCTCGGGCAGTGAGGAGATCATCGTGCGCGGCTGTCTGGCCGCCAGCGGGCTGCTGCATCTGTTCCCGGTCATCGTGACGCCTGCGTATGTGAAGCGTGGTAAACCTGCGCCGGATATGTTTCTGCTCGCGGCTGAAAAGCTGGGTGTGGACCCGAAGGAATGCCTGGTGCTGGAAGATGGTCAGGCGGGCATCGTGGCGGCAGAGGCGGCGGGTATGCAGTGGGCCTTTGTGCCGCGCACGCTCCGCTGA
- a CDS encoding tetratricopeptide repeat protein has translation MDPNLERQIAAASRSVEEARRVAYHDSSRVGTLVEQISVLADLRQKEGEFRKAESLYREALFRAQEPRKPDAELLTGIHSLLAHLYDRWGRADQAAEYYQKALKIAEQGGIANSDKVATIKNNLAMIFKQTRDYTKAEQYYQEALDIFQLTDGDRSARVASVYNNLGVLYYANLDVENAQQMHEHALSIRENLATDQMDPADLSQTYINLGAVYKASGDFQKAEACVDRAKKIRASMNGYHPNPRRAAALLIDKSL, from the coding sequence GTGGACCCCAACCTGGAGCGTCAGATTGCCGCCGCCTCGCGCAGTGTGGAGGAGGCGCGTCGTGTTGCCTACCATGATTCTTCCCGAGTCGGGACGCTGGTGGAGCAGATCAGCGTTTTGGCAGATTTGCGGCAAAAGGAGGGGGAATTTCGCAAGGCGGAGTCGCTTTATCGGGAGGCTCTTTTTCGCGCCCAGGAACCTCGCAAGCCGGATGCTGAACTGCTCACGGGCATTCACTCGCTGCTGGCGCATCTGTATGATCGCTGGGGCCGTGCAGATCAAGCTGCGGAATATTACCAAAAGGCACTGAAGATCGCCGAACAAGGAGGCATCGCCAACAGTGATAAGGTGGCCACCATCAAGAACAATCTGGCGATGATCTTCAAGCAGACACGGGATTACACGAAGGCGGAGCAATACTACCAGGAGGCGCTGGATATCTTCCAACTTACGGATGGGGATCGTAGTGCCCGGGTGGCCTCCGTGTATAACAATCTGGGGGTGCTTTATTACGCGAATCTGGACGTGGAAAATGCCCAGCAGATGCATGAACATGCGCTGAGTATCCGCGAAAATTTGGCCACGGACCAAATGGATCCGGCCGATCTTTCCCAGACCTACATCAACCTGGGGGCCGTGTACAAAGCGTCGGGGGATTTTCAGAAAGCGGAGGCCTGTGTGGACCGTGCCAAGAAGATCCGTGCGAGCATGAACGGGTATCACCCAAACCCACGCCGGGCTGCGGCTCTGTTGATCGATAAATCGCTGTGA
- a CDS encoding tubulin beta chain, with the protein MREILSIHVGQCGNQIADSFWRLALREHGLTEAGTLKEGSNAAANSNMEVFFHKVRDGKYVPRAVLVDLEPGVIARIEGGDMSQLFDESSIVRKIPGAANNWARGYNVEGEKVIDQIMNVIDSAVEKTKGLQGFLMTHSIGGGSGSGLGSLILERLRQAYPKKRIFTFSVVPSPLISDSAVEPYNAILTLQRILDNADGAVLLDNEALFRIAKSKLNRSPNYMDLNNIIALIVSSVTASLRFPGKLNTDLSEFVTNLVPFPGNHFLTASFAPMRGAGQEGQVRTNFPDLARETFSQDNFTAAIDWQQGVYLAASALFRGDIKAKDVDENMATIRKSLNYASYMPSSGGLKLGYAETAPGGFASSGLALVNHTGIAAVFERLIAQFDIMFDNHAYTHWYENAGVSRDMMAKARNQIANLAQSYRDAS; encoded by the coding sequence GTGAGAGAGATTTTAAGCATTCACGTCGGACAGTGTGGCAATCAGATCGCAGACAGCTTTTGGAGGCTGGCACTGCGTGAGCATGGCCTTACGGAAGCAGGCACCTTGAAGGAAGGCAGCAATGCTGCGGCTAATTCCAACATGGAAGTCTTCTTTCACAAGGTGCGCGATGGCAAGTACGTGCCACGTGCCGTGCTGGTGGATCTGGAGCCTGGTGTCATCGCCCGTATCGAAGGTGGGGATATGTCCCAGCTTTTTGATGAGAGCAGCATCGTGCGGAAGATCCCAGGTGCGGCGAACAACTGGGCGCGTGGCTACAATGTGGAGGGTGAGAAGGTCATCGACCAGATCATGAACGTGATTGACAGCGCGGTGGAGAAAACCAAGGGGCTGCAGGGCTTCCTGATGACGCACTCCATCGGTGGTGGTTCAGGCTCGGGTCTCGGCTCGCTGATCCTGGAGCGCCTGCGCCAGGCCTATCCGAAAAAGCGCATCTTCACTTTCTCCGTGGTACCTTCGCCGCTGATCTCGGACTCCGCTGTGGAGCCCTACAATGCCATCCTCACCCTGCAGCGCATTTTGGACAATGCGGATGGGGCGGTGCTGCTGGACAATGAGGCCCTGTTCCGCATCGCCAAATCGAAGCTGAACCGCAGCCCGAACTACATGGACCTGAACAACATCATCGCGCTGATTGTCAGTTCGGTGACGGCGTCTTTGCGGTTTCCGGGCAAGCTGAATACGGACTTGAGCGAATTTGTCACCAATCTGGTGCCGTTCCCGGGCAACCACTTCTTGACCGCCAGCTTTGCGCCGATGCGCGGTGCCGGGCAGGAAGGGCAGGTGCGGACGAATTTTCCGGATCTGGCGCGCGAAACCTTTTCGCAGGATAACTTCACGGCGGCCATTGACTGGCAGCAGGGGGTCTATCTGGCGGCGAGTGCGCTTTTCCGTGGGGATATCAAGGCGAAGGACGTGGATGAAAACATGGCCACCATCCGCAAGTCCCTGAACTATGCGAGCTACATGCCCTCCTCGGGCGGGCTGAAGCTGGGGTATGCGGAAACAGCGCCTGGAGGTTTTGCCTCGAGCGGTCTGGCCCTGGTGAATCACACCGGCATCGCGGCTGTCTTTGAGCGTCTGATTGCGCAGTTCGACATCATGTTTGACAATCATGCCTACACGCATTGGTATGAGAACGCGGGGGTTTCCCGTGACATGATGGCGAAGGCGCGCAACCAGATCGCCAACCTTGCCCAATCCTACCGCGACGCGAGTTGA